The Lewinellaceae bacterium genome includes a region encoding these proteins:
- a CDS encoding sigma-54-dependent Fis family transcriptional regulator — translation MPDKNYSILIVDDDPEFHQQIRYAFRRHFTFEGAVSPEHLEKKLIEKSNFDLLLMDLVLDESKKKIGFELISKVSKFYPEIPIIVVTADKRIETVVEAMKLGARDFLTKGDYEFDFWKKKFEEIIESHHLKTENKKLKEEVKKHRAQENRDYLFVGQSTKIREIKRVLKLVADEPDITVLLLGETGVGKEVAARYMHRHGSRKDKPFQAINLSAIQDTLLESTLFGHKKGAFTGATRDVEGFFHQADGGILLLDEIGDIDANIQIKLLRFLETKLIRPVGAEKDIKLDVQIITATHRNLAEEVQKGTFRADLYQRLKAMTVEIPPLRERKDDIEFIMEHFLEQPPHEVVTQEAIRHLIDYNWEGNIRELKNTLNYMLLRKKIMGSSQMDVRCLPAEISNFSPVTESHASSKSLSGSLTDFGGQSAHSAVSMEEEHAILDLQRIEAALIHKNKVKKDVALELGFENTDNLRYRIKKYFDKHPHLFDKFPIISNSYKKVVR, via the coding sequence ATGCCTGATAAAAATTATTCCATATTAATCGTTGATGACGACCCTGAATTTCACCAGCAGATTCGTTATGCCTTCCGACGGCACTTCACCTTTGAAGGTGCCGTTAGCCCGGAGCATCTGGAGAAAAAACTGATCGAAAAAAGCAACTTTGATCTGCTGCTTATGGATCTGGTACTCGATGAGAGTAAGAAAAAAATCGGGTTCGAACTCATCTCAAAGGTCAGCAAATTTTACCCGGAAATACCCATTATCGTAGTCACAGCAGACAAACGCATCGAAACCGTTGTTGAGGCAATGAAACTGGGTGCCCGTGATTTTCTGACCAAAGGCGATTATGAATTCGATTTCTGGAAAAAAAAGTTTGAAGAGATCATTGAAAGCCACCACCTTAAAACCGAAAACAAAAAACTCAAAGAAGAAGTCAAAAAACATCGAGCCCAGGAAAACCGCGATTATCTCTTCGTCGGCCAGTCCACCAAAATACGGGAGATCAAACGCGTGCTGAAACTGGTGGCCGACGAACCTGACATTACCGTCCTGCTGCTCGGAGAAACAGGGGTCGGAAAAGAAGTGGCTGCCCGTTATATGCACCGCCACGGCTCCCGAAAAGATAAACCTTTCCAGGCCATCAATCTTTCTGCCATCCAGGATACCTTGCTGGAAAGCACCCTCTTTGGCCATAAAAAAGGCGCTTTTACCGGAGCGACGAGAGATGTGGAGGGATTCTTCCACCAGGCCGACGGCGGCATCCTGCTGCTCGACGAAATCGGAGACATCGATGCCAATATCCAGATTAAACTGTTACGTTTCCTCGAAACGAAACTCATACGCCCGGTAGGGGCTGAAAAAGACATCAAGCTGGATGTGCAGATCATCACTGCCACCCACCGCAATCTCGCTGAGGAAGTTCAGAAAGGCACTTTCAGGGCAGATCTTTATCAAAGGCTTAAAGCCATGACCGTCGAGATTCCTCCCTTGAGAGAAAGGAAGGACGATATTGAATTTATCATGGAACATTTCCTGGAACAACCTCCACACGAAGTCGTTACCCAGGAGGCCATCAGGCATTTGATCGATTACAATTGGGAAGGCAATATCCGGGAACTAAAAAACACCCTTAATTATATGTTGCTCCGCAAAAAGATCATGGGCAGCTCCCAAATGGATGTCAGGTGCCTCCCTGCTGAAATTTCGAATTTTTCCCCTGTTACTGAATCGCATGCCTCCAGCAAAAGCTTGTCGGGATCGTTAACGGATTTTGGGGGACAATCGGCACATTCGGCTGTATCTATGGAAGAGGAACACGCTATTTTGGACCTCCAGCGCATTGAAGCCGCCCTGATCCATAAAAATAAAGTAAAGAAGGATGTTGCCCTGGAACTCGGTTTTGAGAATACGGACAACCTGCGCTACCGGATCAAAAAATACTTTGATAAACATCCGCATCTTTTCGACAAGTTTCCCATAATCAGCAATAGCTATAAAAAAGTGGTAAGATAA
- a CDS encoding iron-sulfur cluster assembly accessory protein, which yields MLFVADTAKVKIQDIMQSEKLDKDYFIRVSVTSGGCSGLSYQMDFDNESKPNDQVFEDNGVKIVTDLKSFLYLCNTTLEFSGGLNGKGFYFNNPNAARTCGCGESFAV from the coding sequence ATGTTATTTGTTGCAGATACAGCAAAAGTGAAAATCCAGGATATCATGCAAAGTGAAAAACTGGATAAGGATTATTTCATCAGGGTATCCGTTACCAGTGGTGGATGTTCAGGATTGTCGTATCAAATGGACTTTGATAACGAATCCAAACCGAATGACCAGGTCTTTGAAGACAATGGTGTCAAGATTGTAACAGATCTAAAGAGTTTTCTTTACCTGTGCAATACCACACTCGAATTTTCAGGTGGACTGAATGGCAAGGGTTTTTATTTCAACAATCCTAATGCGGCGCGTACTTGCGGGTGCGGGGAGAGTTTTGCTGTATAG
- the iscU gene encoding Fe-S cluster assembly scaffold IscU, with the protein MAYSEKVLEHFKNPKNVGTLDKSKNNVGTGLVGAPECGDVMRLQIEVDEATDTILDAKFKTFGCGSAIASSSLATEWLKGKTIDEALSIDNMDIVEELALPPVKIHCSVLAEDAIKGAIEDYKKKNNK; encoded by the coding sequence ATGGCATATTCTGAAAAAGTATTAGAGCATTTTAAAAACCCAAAGAACGTTGGTACGCTTGATAAGAGCAAAAACAACGTGGGTACCGGATTGGTTGGTGCCCCTGAATGTGGTGACGTTATGCGTCTCCAAATAGAAGTGGACGAAGCCACAGATACTATCCTCGATGCCAAATTCAAGACTTTTGGTTGTGGTTCAGCCATTGCATCTTCTTCTTTAGCCACCGAGTGGTTGAAAGGAAAGACTATTGATGAAGCATTGAGCATCGACAATATGGATATCGTGGAAGAACTGGCCTTGCCGCCGGTAAAAATCCACTGTTCAGTATTGGCCGAAGATGCGATCAAAGGCGCTATCGAAGATTACAAGAAAAAGAATAATAAATAA
- a CDS encoding IscS subfamily cysteine desulfurase yields the protein MEKRLIYLDNNATTPMDPRAVEAMLPFFHQHPGNAASRNHPFGWVAEEAVDYAREQIANLIEVDPKEIIFTSGATESDNLALKGVFEMYSRKGNHIITLKTEHKAVLDSCKKIEKMGGEVTYLDVQRDGMLDLAVLEAAIKPSTILVSVMWANNETGVIQDMKAIGDICAKHGVLLMSDATQAVGKIPVKPKEVGVHLMAFTGHKMYGPKGVGALFVNRKNPRVKVTAQMDGGGHERGMRSGTLNVPGIVGFGAAAGIAKEQMAEDAARLSKLRDKLETTLRNNMEEVYINGNTENRMPHVTNLSFKHVEGEGLMMTFNQEIGVSSGSACTSASLEPSYVLMALGLGDDLAHSSIRFSLGRFTTEEEIDLAIEALTKGVNHMRDLSPIWEMYKEGIDLDSVLWQEH from the coding sequence ATGGAGAAGCGACTCATATACCTTGACAACAACGCTACAACCCCCATGGATCCACGGGCAGTGGAGGCCATGTTACCCTTTTTTCATCAGCATCCAGGGAATGCAGCCAGTAGAAATCACCCGTTTGGCTGGGTTGCAGAGGAAGCAGTAGATTATGCAAGAGAGCAGATTGCCAATCTAATTGAAGTTGATCCAAAGGAAATTATCTTTACTTCAGGCGCTACTGAATCGGATAACCTTGCACTGAAGGGGGTTTTTGAAATGTATTCCCGTAAAGGAAATCATATTATCACGCTGAAAACAGAACACAAGGCTGTGCTCGATTCTTGTAAGAAGATCGAGAAGATGGGAGGAGAGGTAACTTACCTTGATGTGCAAAGGGATGGAATGTTGGACCTTGCCGTGCTGGAGGCAGCGATTAAGCCGAGTACAATATTGGTTTCCGTGATGTGGGCCAATAATGAAACCGGCGTGATCCAGGATATGAAAGCTATCGGGGACATTTGTGCAAAACATGGAGTGTTGTTGATGAGTGATGCAACCCAGGCTGTTGGTAAAATTCCTGTGAAACCCAAAGAAGTTGGCGTTCATTTGATGGCTTTTACCGGCCACAAAATGTATGGCCCTAAAGGCGTCGGAGCTTTATTTGTGAATCGCAAAAATCCTCGTGTAAAAGTAACGGCTCAAATGGACGGTGGCGGTCATGAGCGCGGGATGCGCTCCGGAACGCTTAATGTTCCCGGAATCGTTGGGTTTGGTGCTGCAGCGGGTATCGCTAAAGAGCAAATGGCTGAAGACGCTGCCCGCCTTTCCAAATTACGCGACAAGTTGGAAACCACCCTGAGAAACAACATGGAGGAAGTTTACATCAACGGGAATACAGAAAATCGTATGCCGCATGTGACGAACTTGTCTTTCAAGCACGTTGAAGGAGAAGGATTGATGATGACGTTCAACCAGGAAATTGGTGTTTCTTCAGGTTCTGCCTGTACCTCTGCTTCCCTGGAGCCCTCATATGTTTTGATGGCCCTTGGCCTTGGGGATGACCTGGCACATTCTTCTATCCGGTTCAGCCTTGGACGGTTTACCACAGAAGAAGAAATTGACCTGGCCATTGAAGCCCTGACCAAAGGAGTAAATCATATGCGTGACCTCAGCCCGATCTGGGAAATGTACAAAGAAGGCATTGACCTTGACAGCGTACTCTGGCAGGAGCATTAA
- a CDS encoding AI-2E family transporter, with protein MKKYSRYLVIGLSFLLAAFLIYVFRAIVTYILIAWVLSMIGNPIVEFLKTKVKIGKFRMGTNLSAAITLLLYFVVFTFFILLFVPLVIEQADNLAGVDYKEIADALYQPFNQLEIWLERYGVKSDESLEELLQRSLTGYFDPGNFANIFADALSVAGNLLIGIFSVVFITFFFLKEEGLFVRVVTSLVSPDYEKRVAHALGDISSLLSRYFAGVLIQITLITVLVSVSLNLLGVNNALLIGLFAALINVIPYIGPIIGAAFGVLITVSSNLDLSFYNEMLPMIFKVMGVFAVMQLMDNFIFQPVIFSNSVKAHPLEIFLIILIGAQIQGITGMVLAIPTYTVIRVVAKEFLNRFQIVQKITSGMNR; from the coding sequence ATGAAAAAATACAGCCGTTACCTGGTTATTGGTTTGAGTTTTTTACTGGCAGCTTTTCTGATCTATGTTTTCCGGGCCATTGTGACATACATTCTTATCGCATGGGTACTGTCCATGATCGGAAATCCCATTGTGGAATTTTTAAAAACCAAAGTAAAAATAGGGAAGTTTCGGATGGGCACCAATCTTAGTGCAGCCATTACCTTGTTGCTTTACTTTGTGGTATTTACCTTTTTTATTCTTTTGTTCGTGCCCCTTGTCATTGAACAGGCTGACAATCTTGCGGGGGTCGATTATAAGGAAATTGCAGATGCGCTGTACCAGCCTTTCAATCAATTGGAAATATGGCTGGAACGTTATGGGGTAAAATCCGACGAGTCTCTTGAGGAATTGTTGCAAAGGTCTTTGACGGGGTATTTCGATCCGGGAAACTTCGCCAATATTTTTGCGGATGCCCTGTCCGTTGCCGGCAATCTTCTGATCGGAATCTTTTCGGTGGTGTTCATCACCTTTTTCTTTCTGAAAGAGGAAGGATTGTTCGTTAGGGTAGTAACGAGTCTTGTTTCTCCGGATTATGAAAAACGTGTAGCCCATGCCCTGGGAGATATCAGCAGCCTGTTGAGCCGATATTTTGCAGGTGTTTTAATCCAAATAACCCTTATCACAGTTTTGGTTTCCGTGAGTTTGAACCTGCTGGGCGTTAACAATGCCCTCCTGATCGGGCTGTTTGCAGCCTTGATCAATGTGATCCCTTATATAGGGCCTATCATCGGAGCGGCCTTTGGAGTATTGATCACCGTTTCTTCCAATCTCGATCTGAGTTTTTACAATGAAATGTTGCCAATGATCTTTAAAGTGATGGGCGTATTTGCCGTTATGCAACTCATGGATAATTTTATTTTTCAGCCCGTTATTTTTTCGAACAGCGTGAAAGCACACCCGCTCGAAATATTTCTCATTATCCTCATCGGAGCCCAGATCCAGGGCATTACGGGCATGGTGCTGGCCATTCCAACTTACACAGTGATCAGGGTGGTGGCCAAAGAATTTTTGAACAGATTCCAGATCGTTCAAAAAATCACCAGTGGAATGAATCGGTAG
- a CDS encoding response regulator has protein sequence MDSQAKVVLIEDNSGDVKLIKFALKNVKNAPELIHFDYGKDFLAWAEENGLDEISLILLDFNLPMLNGQDIMQMINSRFPDSKPPIVILSSSCSPIDIKKSYALGANAFVAKPVELDDFCETIEVTIKFWCDHNLLQAE, from the coding sequence ATGGATAGTCAAGCAAAGGTAGTCCTTATTGAAGACAATTCCGGAGACGTAAAACTCATAAAATTTGCGTTGAAAAATGTCAAAAATGCCCCGGAATTAATTCATTTCGACTACGGCAAGGATTTTTTGGCCTGGGCCGAAGAAAACGGGTTGGATGAAATATCTCTTATTCTTCTCGATTTCAACCTGCCCATGCTCAACGGTCAGGATATCATGCAAATGATCAACAGCAGGTTCCCTGATTCAAAACCGCCCATTGTCATCCTTTCAAGTTCTTGTTCTCCTATTGATATCAAAAAGAGTTATGCTCTGGGAGCCAACGCTTTTGTGGCCAAGCCCGTTGAACTCGATGATTTTTGCGAGACCATCGAAGTGACCATTAAATTCTGGTGCGATCACAATTTGCTGCAGGCGGAATAA
- a CDS encoding DUF1624 domain-containing protein produces the protein MNSRVFHLDTIRAFAILMMLQGHFINSLLDNSYRDTGNFFFNTWLFCRGFTAPLFFTVTGLVVTYLLFKTEDPAKQNKRVNKTMKRAIKLILWGYLLNTNIFSIVTGYFSSGFFSVNVLHCLGLGLMALMGLFLAVGRENKKFFQNLLLVLGLLFFIFEPAAVSHQFTVENPFLLGYLTKANGSVFTPLPWLGYTFIGGFLGLIYVRFYDLKRGSSIMMSALTIIGTVMVIFSSKFFLNLGLFFNVELFKDIANNNYLFIRLGYVFIILAVFFALEKFLSKVPTLNKIGQNTLNIYIIHYIILYGSIFGLGLSRYFYRALTPVEAISGAILFMIGTVILASKAQTVPVTAYLKSFAAAFPVVLLKLAKRVRKPSEVEER, from the coding sequence ATGAATTCAAGGGTTTTTCATCTTGACACCATTCGTGCCTTCGCCATTTTGATGATGTTGCAGGGGCATTTCATTAACTCCCTATTGGATAATAGCTACAGGGATACGGGGAACTTTTTTTTCAATACCTGGCTTTTTTGCCGGGGTTTTACGGCACCCTTATTTTTTACGGTAACAGGACTGGTAGTCACATATTTACTCTTCAAAACTGAAGATCCCGCAAAGCAAAACAAACGGGTGAACAAAACCATGAAGCGGGCGATAAAACTCATTCTCTGGGGTTATTTGCTCAATACGAACATTTTCAGCATTGTTACCGGGTACTTTTCAAGTGGGTTCTTCTCCGTCAATGTTTTACACTGCCTGGGACTGGGGCTCATGGCCCTGATGGGACTTTTCCTCGCAGTGGGTCGGGAAAATAAAAAGTTTTTCCAAAATCTTTTGCTGGTGCTGGGACTGTTGTTCTTCATTTTCGAACCGGCAGCCGTTTCGCATCAATTTACCGTTGAAAATCCTTTTTTACTCGGTTATCTTACTAAAGCCAACGGCAGCGTATTTACTCCCCTGCCCTGGCTGGGATATACTTTCATTGGTGGATTTCTCGGGTTAATCTATGTGCGTTTTTACGACTTGAAAAGAGGGAGTTCCATTATGATGAGTGCTCTAACCATCATTGGAACGGTAATGGTTATTTTTTCCTCGAAGTTTTTTTTAAATCTTGGCCTTTTCTTCAATGTGGAATTGTTCAAAGATATTGCTAATAACAATTATCTGTTCATTCGTTTAGGATACGTTTTTATTATCCTTGCTGTTTTCTTCGCCCTGGAAAAATTCCTGTCAAAGGTGCCGACCCTGAACAAGATCGGGCAAAACACCCTCAATATTTATATTATCCATTACATCATTCTTTACGGCAGTATTTTCGGACTCGGGTTATCCCGTTATTTCTACCGGGCGCTCACCCCGGTGGAAGCCATTTCAGGGGCTATACTTTTTATGATCGGCACGGTCATTTTGGCTTCCAAAGCGCAAACAGTCCCCGTGACGGCCTATTTAAAAAGCTTCGCCGCGGCTTTCCCTGTGGTGCTGTTAAAACTGGCCAAAAGAGTGCGAAAGCCTTCTGAAGTAGAGGAAAGATAA
- a CDS encoding helix-turn-helix transcriptional regulator, with protein sequence MKPLPFKIPKTEATSFRIQVDEGPHFYDRLHYHPEWQLTAIQQGSGMLFLGNSFIRFQEGSVFLVGSNVPHLLKNDAVYFSENSPGVRATSIFFHKKSFGEGFFELPELLEIQQLLEASERGIWVLGEEKKKLSAQIESCLLMSGIDLFQNFLSLLGILCQTKTIQYLNEATFKPVFEEKDGQRLDHVFQYSFQHFAESIELAEVAAIANLSVSQFCRYFKLHTRKTYFGYLNELRIEAACKLLSEGKYSIAQVCYEVGFNNLSNFNRQFRKLKGITPSQFRKAFEFEKSFFE encoded by the coding sequence ATGAAGCCTCTCCCTTTTAAAATTCCGAAAACAGAAGCGACCTCCTTCCGGATACAGGTGGATGAAGGACCGCATTTTTATGACCGCCTGCACTATCATCCCGAATGGCAGTTGACGGCCATACAACAGGGAAGCGGCATGTTATTTTTGGGCAATAGTTTTATTCGTTTCCAGGAAGGCAGCGTTTTTCTCGTGGGCTCCAATGTTCCGCATTTGTTAAAAAACGATGCTGTTTATTTTAGCGAAAACAGCCCCGGCGTTCGGGCTACTTCCATTTTTTTTCATAAAAAATCTTTTGGCGAAGGATTTTTCGAACTCCCCGAATTGCTGGAAATCCAACAATTGCTGGAAGCTTCAGAACGGGGCATCTGGGTTTTGGGAGAAGAAAAAAAGAAACTGAGCGCCCAAATTGAATCCTGCCTCCTCATGAGTGGAATTGATCTTTTTCAAAACTTCCTGTCTTTACTGGGAATTTTGTGCCAAACCAAAACCATCCAATACCTGAATGAAGCCACTTTCAAACCGGTTTTTGAGGAAAAAGATGGTCAGCGGCTGGATCATGTTTTTCAATATTCTTTCCAACATTTTGCCGAAAGCATTGAATTAGCAGAAGTAGCTGCCATTGCCAACCTGAGCGTTTCCCAGTTTTGCAGGTATTTTAAATTGCATACCCGGAAAACGTATTTCGGTTACCTCAATGAACTGAGAATCGAGGCCGCCTGCAAGCTGTTGTCGGAAGGAAAATATTCGATTGCCCAGGTTTGTTACGAGGTGGGATTCAATAACCTCTCCAATTTTAACCGCCAGTTCAGGAAATTAAAAGGGATCACACCCTCTCAATTCAGAAAGGCATTTGAATTTGAAAAGAGCTTTTTTGAGTAA
- a CDS encoding FAD-dependent oxidoreductase has product MQIHIIGGGVIGLCSAWYLMQEGHEVVVIDNTDLTDGASHGNAGMVVPSHFIPLATPGVMAKGIRWMFDKRSPFFIKPRLSPELLEWVWKFYRSATPEKVNKAIPVLKQLNERSRELYQEFAATPPFNFDLERKGLLLLYNNPKTEQEEIEIAEKAHDLGMEARVLSSAEVQQLETGVKVDVRGGVYYPGDAHLYPNTFIRQLAAELKASGVNFITGKSIVDFNIGGGKIEKLLMSDGSAIEVKQVVLAAGSWSARLLKKAGVKILLQDGKGYSVTYENLPARPEIPTILTEAKVAITPMGKHLRIGGTLEISNFSEKVNQFRLQGILNSLQHYYPEFSVEMPDEKSIWHGYRPCSPDGLPYIGKSKKIENLIVATGHAMMGMSTGPATGKLVTQMFAGKKPEMDVSLFRVDRF; this is encoded by the coding sequence ATGCAAATTCACATCATTGGCGGAGGCGTTATTGGTCTGTGTTCGGCCTGGTACCTGATGCAGGAAGGCCATGAAGTTGTCGTGATCGATAATACCGACCTTACTGACGGCGCTTCCCATGGGAATGCGGGAATGGTGGTTCCCAGTCATTTTATACCACTGGCTACCCCGGGTGTTATGGCCAAGGGGATTCGCTGGATGTTTGATAAGCGGAGTCCGTTTTTCATCAAGCCGCGGTTGAGCCCTGAATTGCTGGAATGGGTATGGAAATTCTACCGGTCGGCAACGCCCGAAAAGGTGAATAAGGCCATTCCTGTATTAAAACAACTCAATGAAAGGAGCAGAGAACTCTACCAGGAATTTGCGGCTACCCCTCCTTTTAATTTTGACCTTGAACGCAAAGGCCTGTTGCTTTTGTACAACAACCCCAAAACAGAACAGGAGGAAATTGAGATCGCCGAAAAGGCTCATGATTTGGGTATGGAGGCGCGGGTTTTATCATCTGCTGAGGTTCAGCAACTGGAAACCGGCGTAAAGGTTGATGTACGCGGTGGGGTGTATTACCCTGGTGATGCCCACTTATATCCCAATACCTTTATCAGGCAACTGGCTGCTGAGTTAAAAGCATCCGGTGTGAATTTTATCACGGGTAAATCGATTGTTGATTTTAATATAGGAGGAGGAAAGATCGAAAAACTGTTGATGTCTGATGGATCAGCTATTGAGGTAAAACAGGTAGTCCTGGCCGCCGGAAGCTGGTCGGCCCGACTGTTGAAAAAAGCCGGGGTGAAAATCCTTTTGCAGGATGGGAAAGGGTATTCCGTAACTTATGAGAATCTTCCTGCCCGGCCTGAAATACCTACCATTCTAACCGAGGCAAAAGTGGCGATTACCCCAATGGGCAAACACCTAAGAATAGGAGGCACACTTGAGATCAGTAATTTTTCAGAAAAGGTCAATCAATTCAGGTTGCAGGGAATTTTGAATAGTCTCCAGCATTATTATCCTGAATTTTCTGTTGAAATGCCCGATGAAAAATCAATCTGGCATGGTTACCGCCCCTGTTCTCCTGATGGGTTGCCTTATATCGGTAAATCCAAAAAGATCGAAAACCTCATTGTGGCCACCGGGCACGCCATGATGGGCATGAGTACCGGCCCGGCTACAGGAAAGCTGGTGACCCAAATGTTTGCCGGAAAAAAACCGGAAATGGATGTGAGTTTGTTCCGGGTGGACAGGTTTTGA
- a CDS encoding 4-hydroxyproline epimerase, with protein sequence MRKTFFCIDAHTCGNPVRLVAGGGPQLKGNSMMERRLHFLEEYDWIRKGLMFEPRGHDMMSGSILYPPSDEANDVGVLFIETSGCLPMCGHGTIGTITIGIEEGLIQPKIPGQVRMEAPAGLVMISYKQEGKKVTSVKLTNVQSFLFKENLEVDCPDLGKLKVDVAYGGNFYAIVDPQENFSGIQDFQAADLIRWSPVVRRRLNELYHFEHPLDSNIRGLSHMLWTGDTISPQADARNAVFYGDKAIDRSPCGTGTSARMAQWFSKGKLKVGDTFVHESIIGSQFVGKVESAGKCGDFEAIVPSIEGWAKITGYNQIIIDEEDDPYALGFQVI encoded by the coding sequence ATGAGAAAGACATTTTTCTGCATAGATGCACATACCTGCGGTAATCCGGTTCGATTGGTGGCAGGCGGCGGACCTCAACTCAAAGGGAATAGTATGATGGAACGCAGACTCCATTTCCTGGAAGAGTATGATTGGATACGGAAAGGGCTCATGTTTGAACCCCGGGGGCACGATATGATGTCGGGAAGTATTTTGTACCCGCCATCGGATGAAGCGAACGATGTGGGTGTTCTTTTTATTGAAACCAGCGGTTGCCTGCCCATGTGTGGCCATGGTACCATTGGTACGATCACCATTGGCATCGAGGAGGGATTGATCCAGCCTAAAATACCCGGACAAGTTCGAATGGAGGCACCTGCAGGTCTGGTGATGATCTCCTACAAACAGGAAGGAAAAAAGGTCACTTCGGTCAAACTTACAAATGTCCAGTCCTTCCTTTTCAAAGAAAATCTTGAGGTGGATTGCCCCGATCTGGGGAAATTAAAGGTGGATGTTGCTTATGGCGGAAATTTTTACGCCATCGTCGATCCGCAGGAAAATTTCTCTGGCATACAGGATTTTCAGGCTGCCGACCTGATCCGATGGAGCCCTGTCGTGCGCCGGCGGCTGAATGAGTTATACCATTTTGAACACCCCCTCGATTCCAATATCAGGGGACTTAGTCACATGCTTTGGACCGGCGATACCATCTCCCCCCAGGCAGATGCACGAAATGCCGTTTTTTATGGGGATAAAGCCATCGACCGTTCCCCCTGTGGGACAGGAACTTCTGCCCGAATGGCGCAGTGGTTTTCAAAAGGAAAACTCAAGGTCGGGGATACTTTTGTGCACGAAAGCATTATCGGCAGTCAGTTTGTCGGGAAAGTGGAGTCGGCAGGGAAGTGTGGTGATTTTGAGGCCATCGTGCCGAGTATAGAGGGTTGGGCCAAAATTACGGGTTACAACCAGATCATCATCGATGAAGAGGATGATCCCTATGCACTCGGATTTCAGGTGATTTAA